The Caldanaerobius fijiensis DSM 17918 sequence GGAATAATTGAGACATATACGGTAGCGGCAGCTATATTGTCTGCAGATACGGCTGTTAAGACAGCAGTTGTAGATTTAGTTAAGATAAAAGTTGCTCAGGGCCTTGCAGGTAAATGCTATACAATATTAACAGGTGATGTTACAGCCGTGGAAACCTCCATAAAAAGGGGAATTAGCACAATAAAAAGCGAAAATCTTGTAGATTGGGCAGTAATACCATCACCTGATATTGGCGTATGGAATAGTATAATATTAGACGAAAGATAAAAATAAAAAAGCAAAGAGTATTATCACTACAATTGTTTAATACTCTTTGCTTTTAAAATCAAATACTCATTTCTTTAACTTAAAAGGTACAACACTGATAACTACATCATATTTAAAATGAAAATACGCACGCAAATATAACCCCGTTTGATTATGCAATAACCTGTGCCATAGTTTTTTAGGTTCAAATTCGGGTATCAAAACTGTTATAAAATCATTAGGTCCAATTCGACTTCGCATATGAGCTATATAATTTGCCAGCGGTCTTAAAATAGTACGAAACGGAGAATATATTATTTTTAATTCTATCCCTGGATTCCACTGTTCCCATTTTTTCTGTATTTCTTCTATATCTTCTCTGTTAATACTTATATATAACGCTGTAATGTTTGAATCAGGAGAAATCATTCGGGCATACAATAATGTTTTTTCAACTACGCGGTTAACACCGGAAATAGGCATTATAACATAATTTTTACCTATTGGTAAATCTTTTGCTTTACCATAATGATCTTTTGGTAATCGCAATTGCTCTCTTATATCGTTATAGTGTTTATAAATTTTTTTATATACAATAATTAATGAAGGTATAAAAACAACTACCAACCAAGCCCCGTAAATAAATTTAGTAATAGCAATGATTACCACTATTATGGCTGTTGTTATGGCTCCAATAGCATTTATTATTGCTCTTATATGCCAGTTAGCACCTTTTTCGCGATTCCAGTGGATAACCATTCCGCTTTGAGAAATGGTAAATGATATAAACACACCTAGGGCATAAAGTGCAATAAGATGTTCAGTATTGCCTCTAAAAGCGTATATAAATAAAGCTGACACGATGCTTAACAACACTATGCCTCCGGAATATACCAATCGTTCTCCGCGAGCTGCTAGATATCTAGGCACGTAGTTATCACGTGCTAATAACGCTAACAAAGGTGGTAAACCATTAAACGATGTATTAGCTGCTAAATAAAGGATTAACATTGTAGTTATCTGTATATAGTAATACATCCAGCCATGACCAAAAATTTTGGACGCTAATTGGGAAAGCATAGTTTGATTAGTTTGAGGAAGCAAATGATAGTGAAGTACCAAAAACGAAATACCACCAAACATGATGCCAAGAATAAGCGCCATTAAGAAAGTAGTTTTTCTTGCATTTTCTACTTCGGGTGGTTTAAACGCGGTTACACCATTGGATATAGCTTCTACACCTGTCATTGAACTACATCCACTGGCAAAAGCCCTCAATATCACAAAAAGAGCACCGGCATCAAATGAAAATCTGAGAGATGCTGATGGTATAATAGGCTGTCGGCCTGTTAGCGTAGATA is a genomic window containing:
- a CDS encoding APC family permease produces the protein MLTKKEVFNHFTQNFLQSPLIAAASLFIDYTLTVAVSISSGTDAITSAFPFLRPYHLLIDLCVLFGILMLINLRGVRESSTVFVFPTYGFIIGIIILIIAGIISTLTGRQPIIPSASLRFSFDAGALFVILRAFASGCSSMTGVEAISNGVTAFKPPEVENARKTTFLMALILGIMFGGISFLVLHYHLLPQTNQTMLSQLASKIFGHGWMYYYIQITTMLILYLAANTSFNGLPPLLALLARDNYVPRYLAARGERLVYSGGIVLLSIVSALFIYAFRGNTEHLIALYALGVFISFTISQSGMVIHWNREKGANWHIRAIINAIGAITTAIIVVIIAITKFIYGAWLVVVFIPSLIIVYKKIYKHYNDIREQLRLPKDHYGKAKDLPIGKNYVIMPISGVNRVVEKTLLYARMISPDSNITALYISINREDIEEIQKKWEQWNPGIELKIIYSPFRTILRPLANYIAHMRSRIGPNDFITVLIPEFEPKKLWHRLLHNQTGLYLRAYFHFKYDVVISVVPFKLKK